From Arctopsyche grandis isolate Sample6627 chromosome 12, ASM5162203v2, whole genome shotgun sequence, one genomic window encodes:
- the CCT4 gene encoding chaperonin containing TCP1 subunit 4, which yields MVAPGAPKTVARSFPRSSAAPSVYRDKSKPTDIRLSNINAAKAIANAVRTSLGPRGMDKMIQAGNGEVTITNDGATILKQMNVIHPAAKMLVELSRAQDIEAGDGTTSVVVIAGALLDAVEKLLNKGLHPSIISDAFQRAVQESVSFLEKISIPVDMSDEESLVQAAATSLCSKVVSQHVSLLAPIAVKAVLSVVEPSTGTKSGLTCNLRDVRVIQRLGGTLEDSELINGLVLSQRTANISGPRKVDRPVIGLIQFCISPPKTDMDHNVVISDYAAMDRILKEEREYILNIVKKIKSSKCNVLLVQKSILRDALSDLAIHFLDKIKVMVVKDIEREDIEFVCKTLGCRPIASLDHFLPENLVKAELAEEISEPSGKYVKITGIANPGRTVTVMVRGSNRLMLAEAERSLHDALCCVRCLVRRPALLAGGGSAENAVALHLSDHALHMPGADHYCMRAFADALTVVPSTLAENAGLNPLQTVSNLQVAHTTGQANSGISVRRGCIADMAEERVLQPLLVTVSALTLATETVRSILKIDDIVNTLN from the exons ATGGTAGCCCCCGGAGCCCCCAAGACTGTGGCGCGCAGCTTTCCCCGCTCCTCCGCCGCCCCCTCCGTTTACCGCGACAAGAGCAAACCCACTGACATTCGTCTCAGCAACATCAATGCCGCTAAAG CCATCGCCAATGCCGTTCGTACGAGTCTTGGACCCCGTGGAATGGATAAAATG ATCCAGGCTGGAAATGGTGAAGTTACCATTACCAATGATGGGGCTACCATTTTGAAACAGATGAATGTTATCCATCCAGCAGCTAAAATG cttGTGGAATTATCTCGTGCTCAAGATATTGAAGCCGGTGATGGTACTACATCTGTTGTCGTAATCGCAGGTGCTCTATTGGACGCTGTTGAAAAGTTGTTAAACAAAGGTTTACATCCGTCTATCATTTCTGACGCTTTTCAACGTGCTGTTCAAGAATCAGTTTcg tttttggAGAAAATCTCAATTCCTGTTGATATGAGCGATGAAGAGAGCTTAGTTCAAGCTGCCGCAACTTCTCTGTGTTCCAAGGTTGTGTCTCAACATGTCAGTCTTTTGGCTCCTATTGCGGTCAAAGCAGTTTTGTCAG ttGTTGAACCATCTACGGGAACAAAATCAGGCTTGACCTGTAATCTGCGCGATGTACGTGTAATTCAGCGTCTTGGGGGTACTTTGGAAGATTCCGAGTTGATTAATGGCCTAGTTTTGTCTCAACGTACAGCTAATATTTCTGGTCCACGTAAAGTTGATAGACCTGTGATCGGTCTCATTCAATTTTGCATATCGCCACCCAAAACAGAT atGGATCACAATGTCGTTATATCAGATTATGCTGCTATGGATAGGATTCTCAAAGAAGAAAGGGAATACAttttgaatattgttaaaaaaatcaaaagcagcAAATGCAACGTACTATTAGTTCAAAAATCCATTCTTCG GGATGCCCTTTCAGATCTGGCAATTCATTTCTTAGATAAAATCAAAGTTATGGTTGTGAAAGATATTGAACGCGAAGACATTGAATTCGTTTGCAAAACTCTTGGCTGTCGCCCTATCGCTTCTCTGGATCATTTCCTCCCTGAAAATCTAGTCAAGGCTGAGTTGGCAGAGGAAATCAGCGAACCTTCTGGAAAATATGTCAag ataacaGGAATTGCTAATCCAGGACGTACCGTCACTGTTATGGTTCGTGGTTCCAACAGATTGATGTTGGCAGAAGCTGAGCGATCTCTCCATGATGCTTTGTGCTGTGTTCGTTGTTTGGTCCGCAGGCCTGCATTATTAGCAGGTGGTGGTTCAGCTGAAAATGCAGTGGCTCTCCATCTTTCAGATCATGCTTTGCACATGCCTGGAGCCGATCACTATTGTATGCGTGCTTTTGCTGATGCACTAACAGTAGTGCCATCGACTCTTGCTGAAAATGCTG GTTTGAATCCGTTACAAACAGTCTCAAATTTGCAAGTTGCGCATACAACTGGACAGGCAAATTCCGGTATCTCTGTGAGGCGGGGATGCATTGCTGACATGGCAGAGGAGCGCGTCTTGCAACCTTTACTCGTCACTGTTAGTGCTCTCACCCTCGCTACGGAGACTGTTCGGTCTATATTGAAGATAGACGATATC GTGAATACACTGAATTAA